The DNA window tGCACCATCTCAAATAGTAGATGGGGAAATTAAAATTAGCCGTGATGTAACCATTTTTTACCCATTAAATATTCAGAAGATTGTCATATCCAGTGACAATGTGGGACAGCTGGTTCTTTTGTATAATGTTAGAGGGACCGTAAATAACTGCAAACTTTTATAAAAGTCATCTAATGGTCTTTATTTAAGTTGAAAATGTGCATATACTCTGGTGCAGGAATCCCATTTCTGGGAAATTCCCAAGCTACTTAAAATATCTGTAGATAAATCTAGTTGTCTGCgatatttgttacattttttttgtaaCAAAAACTGCAACAACCTAAATATTATTCAAAAGGTGACTCATTAAACAAATTATGCAACACcggcatttttaaatgtatatatgccTATATTTATTGTGTATCCACAAAGCAAAAACGTGGAGAAGTTCTACATTAAATTGTAACACACCTACTGCTTTTGTTAATGTGtcattacaaagggaaaaagcaCCAATAGGAAAAGAAACGACTGGAAACCTTAACAGACTAGTcattgaaaaaaatgcaaatggttCATAACCATTGGGAGAAAAAtgcaaccttaaaaaaaaaaaaaaagcaactcctTAATTCAGAGGTTTTGAGAACCTCCTCCACGCAAAGTCCCCTTTTCAATGCCTTGTGCCATTCACGTTGGCCAAGCTGAGAGTGGGTATCACGCAGCCTGAGATGGGGCACCGTGCACAGGAGCCTGTGTTTGTGTATAAGTGCATgtggagtgggggggggtggagaggaggggaggatgTGTGGGGGAAGAACAGATACCTCTGGGGGGGGGGCGTTGATAGAGACAGACCTGAATTCTAATCCCAACCCTTTCACTCATCTATAGAATTAAAATAGTCTCTTATTCTTTTTGAACCAATCACTTCGTTTGAGAAATGAGCAAGTGAAGGGATTCGGGGAGGTTATTTTCATACCAGGCCTGGCACAGGGAGTGTCTGCCCCAAGCCCTGTTTCAGGCCCACCCTGTGGGGCTGagtcctcccccactccctcctccttcttatCTGTTCATCTCCAGGCACCCTGTCCCCTGCATTAAGAGAAGAGGCGCCCGCCTTTACTTCACTGTATCTCAATGCAGCCTGTCTGCCTGGGCCTTGCTATTTACCATGATGCTAATTCCTTCTGCAGCTACGTGATTTGGGTTCCTGCAAAAGAAAAGGCATGATTTTAGTCACACACAAGCACACGAgggtacagacacacacacacacacacacaagcacacacaagcacacagacaaaataaaaacaagaatgcTATAGCCCTTTACTTGATGCAAATCTTTCTAAATAAGAATCCAGATGTCAGGCGGGTTGCTACACAAAATATGGGTGAGTTAGCCACAGAAAGAAAGCTCCCGCCACCGAAATAGTGAGAGAAGATCAATTGTAACAATTTTACATTATTGACACAATGCATTCCAAATCATTGATCCTTTAAAATACCTTGGACGGGCAGAGAAGGGCCCAGCAATCGGTCTCTTTGCTACGGGCTCCTCTCCTGAGAAACCGTGGGAAAACTGGAAGCCAAATACCTGCTTGTCTGGCTTTTAAGTGTTCTGGTGGCTTCAACAAGTCCAGTGGGAATTCCCTCACAAGTTTGCAGACGACAAAGTCACCACGCTTACTATATATAAGAAACCTATGTGCCGCTGTTCCGTGAGCTAGTCCAGGTCTTTAAAGCTgtcctgtccctcccctgcccaggggCTGGCATGTGTCGGGGTCCGGGGCTCAGGCGCTCTGGGGCCGAGGCTCCCTCCCGCCGTTGAGGAGATCCGTGAGCTCCCCGATGTACTTGATGGTGTATTTCAGCGTCTGGATCTTGGTGAGCGGCTGGCCCCCCTGGCTGTAGATAGGGGGCAAGTAATTTCGCAGGGTGTGCAGGGCGTCGGCCAAGGTCCGCATCCGaagcttctccctctcgctggcCTTCCGTCTCCGCTGCACAGACATCCTGACTTTGGCGCCCTTCTGGGCCTTGGGGCCCCCAGCGCCCTGCAGGTACGCAGGCTGGAAGGCTAACATATTGTAGTCCACCTCCACCAGGCCACCCGTCCCACTGCCCCCGCTGGTGGCACCTCCGTGCCCACAGggcagcccagccacagctggaCGGGGAGAAGAAGAATAGGACTCCAGCGAGGGAGCCGGAGACAGGCTCTGGGTGGGGGAAGCCTGGTTCaactcaaagggccctgccctgTTGTTCCAGTCCCAGGAGGACAGCAGGCCGGGGCTGTCCGAGGGGCCCAAGCCCTCTTCGAGGCTGAGGAAGGTCTCACGCAGGTTGTCCATGCCTGGGGGACAGCTGCAGAGAGAACGGCTCCCTGGCAAGTGAGAAAGAAAGTTCTGCCGCCAGCCAGGGCAGAGCTCTCTTTTATGATGGTGGGGGAGAAGTGATGAAGTGGGAAAgagggccggggagggggagTTCAAAGGAGACACCAAGGACCAAGATGGAAAATGAACTCTTCAGGTGTCACTTTCTCCTCATTGATAATTAGCATCTTCCAGCTAAAATGTCTTTAAACAAAAAGGCCTccgagagaagaaaaaaggaattatCTTGTTGTAACTAAACCAATTAAGGCCGCCTAACTAGACTTAGCATTGTCCTGTGGAACTCATTAATGAGggagccaaagaaaacaaacctggGGCAATTTGCAGCCTGGAGGTGGTGGCCCAGGGCCCTGGTGGAGAGTAGCAGGGTGCCCCAGAGGACCTCCCTCCCCAACAAGACCTAGAGAGCTCAGAGCAGATGGGGTGTACTGGAGGAGAAGCAGTAGGGTCTGGGGACAGGGAGCCCCTCTGGGCTTGGATTCCCCAGCATGTCAAATGCAGAGCATAATAGCTCTTCCTTCATagggctctggggaggagagCACCCCGCAGACATACAGCAAAAGCCAGTTTCCCTCTTGCCTTCCTCTTCAGCACATTCTCCTGAGTTTTGGGAGAGTGTGGACATGCCTCCAACATGCCCCCACTCAGAATGACAAAGGCCAGCAGCTCCAGTAAACCCAGAGCCTTAGTGAGCAGGAAATACCCGTCAAGAAGCTTAAAGCCCTTGCTTTAACAGAGCAGGTCGGGATTCCCCGCAGCAAACAGAGCTAGTGAAACAGAAAACTCGTTTAAAGCAGGGAGTCTGCAGAATACCTGGCATTTTGCCTTCTGaaggtcttttaaaaatccagctgCAGTGTCACACCTTGTTTTTTGAAATGTATAGAGGAAGTGTGAAATTAACTGGGGAGCCTGTTTTCCCCACCATCGCTCCAAATGCCGCTGAATGTGTTAAGTTGGATGGCCCTGCTAGTTTGCTTCACTTCCTATATGCTCTGAGATCGACCCTGTGTGTTGGAAAGAGGTCTCATTCCCCATTTGTCCCCTGCACGGAACTTATTCTCCACGTAACTAATTCTGCAAATGAGTATTAACATCAGATCTGAGTGAGTTACATACCAGAGTAGTATTAACGTGTTCTTGAACATAGTTAAGTCCCTTTGCAGTTATTGAAAAGAAATGTCAATGGTCTAATTAGCACATTCACAGTGTTTTTTAATTAGCTAGGTTCAGGGAAGAAAAGGCGAAAGCAGGTAATTTGTAGAAGAATGCTCTTAAATTTGTCATTTACTAAAGGACCCTAAGCCATATCTTGAAGAATAAGCATTAATGAAACATAATAAGTGTAATAATctgtcctcctttcccctctctgatctttcttttccttcaattcCTATTGAGAAGCCTAGAATCTGCTAATACCATTCAAggaaatttacatatattataactaacctttgtttttaaatctaattttactAATGAAAATGCTGAGGTTCTAAGAAGTTAAGAGACTCAGTGAAGATTTCCCTGGCAGGAAGTAGTAGAGCCGAGATTCCTAGTAAGACCCCAAAGcccactttttttaaaatcacttctcTCTATTTTAGTTGGTTGTACTAGAGACAGGTGACCTGAATGTGATTCAAAGTGGAAGGAGGGTCTCAGTAGACCCGAGGTAGCTGTGATGGCCACTGTCATAGTAAGCTTTTAGTCCTCATAGTCTAAACGGCACGGTTTCCTATGTAACACTACGTCTGCTCTCAGACTCgagttcttttattttccctttctataGCTTCTTTCTAAAATTGCTTATTTCTTAAacttctatttttagaaatttcacttcCTAAAAGAGATGGTATCTGTCAAATGCTTGGTGCATTATAGACACTTAGTAAGTGTCTTTTAAGCAAGTGTCTGTTAATGTCCTCCGTGGTCATACTCAGCGGTATCAGAAAGACTTACTCTGCTCTGATTTCtccacccctgctcccacccGCCAGGAGTGCCCCTCCCTGAAAACCTGTTCTTAAAGCAAGGAAAACTGCCTGGCTTCCATGTTTCTCAATGGACGCTCTCTGGTAAGAAATCAACTAGAACCAAACGTGCATTTCTCCTGCTAGTGCCCGTGAAGTATCATACGCTCAGTGTGTGGAAAGTGGAGGTCCAGGACTGTATACCACCATTCGCACTTGAAGACTACGTTTGGGCACATACTAGCTAGGAGTTTCTCTATGTCCATTGAAAATAACACAGACAATTGGGCAATGCTAGACTGGACCCTGAAAAACCTAGTGGAGAGTGGGGCCTAGTGGAAAGATGAGCCAGAGTTCACCTTCTTTAGAGCACATGGTTCAGCCTCTCAGGGCCCTAGTAAAAGGAGGATGATAATATCTGCCTTGTCTTCTTTATGAAGTGCATTTCTAAAATAAGGTGTATGGACCAAAGGATCGTTGAACCTCCCTTCCAGCTCTAGAATGTGATGAAATGTGTTCCTATGTGAAGGCGCTTGATTAAAAGATCACCCACCATCCCAGCATGAGGGACCTAGAGACAACTGAGTCTATCCTTTTATCTGCATCCTAGAGATGCCGATGACTTGTTCAATGTCACACCAAAAGGCTGTGGCCGAGATGCGAATAGAAAGCAAAGTTGTCCAACTCCCAGAtctgtcatttttcttccctaaaaaCTAGTACAGATTCAAGTGATACACAGACTTCCATATCGGTCAGACTACACAGTCCCCACATGACTAGGATATTAGGATAAATAtcttaatatgcatttaaatgtcCCTCAACAAATACTGATAATCTATTGTGACGACAATTGTAACACACTGAAAAGAAGTCCCCAACCCTGAGGTATGTTCCCAAGGGGGCTTGCAAAACCTCCTGGTCCTATTTTCCAAAAAGTAACATGGAGATACAGATGGCCTCTCCAATCCCAGTCCCCATGCAGGCTTCCCATTGCAGCTCTCCCCAGTGAGGAGGACCCAGGATTTGCCACACGGATTCGTGAGTGGCCTAGTATCTAAATTTTCACCTAGTGTCTAATTTCACGTCTGAGGGGATGCCAGTCATATCCCTGGTAACAATAATGTCAGGGGATGGACGACTGGGCATTTTATAACCTATAGCGGAGATCGCAGAGAAGCTGGTACATTCTGGGACTGGCCAGGAAACGAGGCAGAGCCACTTATGAGAACTCGACAAATACTGCTCAAAGAGTCAACAGGAAATGGAGGGCAACAGGCTGCTCCGATGCCTGAACCTATACGCACCTGTGGTCCCAGTTCACTGCCAGCCCATAAGGCATGTCtgtgcaaattagaaaaatgCCTAGCTTGGCCTTCTTTCGGCCCCCACTGACCTCCTGGACCAGGCTCTTGGCGCAGGGCTCAAGCTCCACAAATGGTGGCCCCGGGGGGGACCCTCCGTGGTAGTCTCCTCTGCAACATTAGCATTTTTCGTACTTTAGTGACTGTCCAGACATTGTTGGACAAATAGAAAGTGACAGTTGTGGCAAAAGTGTGTCCACTGGAGTCAGACTAATCTTAATTGCTACGGAGTAATTGGACCTTGGACCTGTTCACGAATCTCTCTCAGCTTCAGTTTTGTCTGTACAGTTGAAATACTAATACTCCCCTCATAGAGAACACATGTTCACCAGGTCTGTACATGGTAAGCTACAAGTATGGCCACTGATGTCGCCTTAAGTACGAAACCACGTTCAGTGAATTCTTGATTCCTTAAGAGAAGTTAGAGCCACAATACATGTGGCGACATACATCTCTCCCATATTTTTCAGCTTCAAGTCACCTCTACTTAGAAATCATAATTCCCTCCTTCAaatgaaaccttttttttccttttctttctttcttttttttttaaacaaaaccaaTTTAGACCAAGTGCTTTACAAAGAGCAATAGTTGTGCAGGGCTGGCGGTGGGAGCCATCAGTCCCCGAGGCATTGCCTATAGATTATGTAAGGACAGTGCCAAAGCTGGCCGACAGCTGGTCTGTGTTTTACCGTCACTCCGCAGAGCCCACTCTAAACAGTGACACAAATAGAGCGGGCATTCCTCACCAGGGTGATCACTCCCACCACCGACCTACCCTTGGTAACCACTGCCCAAGAGAACTTTGAACTTAGGCTCAGCAGTTTGGAACTGTGACCCACGGCACCCCAATCCTAGTCCTGGTTCTGACCCTGCTTTGTATCGAGTGAGTCATTCAACCTTTATGTAGCTCGGTTTCCTCATGGGAAAGTTAGGGTCACCCTATTTCCCATGTTGCTAAGACGCTAGAAAGACTTAAAACTGAAGCTTGCCTTTGGGAAATGGAAAGGGCTATAGGACTATGTTGAGATGTTTTCAAGGTCAGCAAGAGTAAGTACTGTCACCAGTGAAATCGTCTGCTCCAAACCCAGCAATTTTGCCACGTGACATAATACCAAGTAAGTCAGCATGGAAGCTGGCTCTTTCAAAGCCTGTCTGCGGAGAAATAGTGCCATCGCCAGACCTTTGAGAAGCCTCAAGATGGAAGGTCTATTCCCTCTGTGACCTCCCGGATCTCGGAACCAACCGCGTGAGGCAGTTTGCGCGGGCCATTTGCTCGAAGCAGAGGGAGGGCTCCAGTGGATTTCGACTTCTCATGATGCTGCAGAAAATCCTTCAATAGATCAGGAACTAAAAAAACTAATCCTggaaaggtgcctgggtggctcagtcagttaagcgtcctactcttgatttcaggtcaggtcgtgatctcgggattgtgagatggagccctgtgtggggctccatattcagtctgcttaaaattctctctctccctgggcaCCAGGCTGGTGCAGTTgattaagcttccgactcttggtttgggctcaggtcgtgatctcagggtcctgggatcaagtcctgcatcaggctccacgctcagcagggaatctgcttgaaattctctctccttctccccctcctgctcctgctacctctctctctaaaataaataattcttctcggggcgcctgggtggcacagcggttaagcgtttgccttcagctcagggtgtgatcccggcgttatgggatcgagccccacgtcaggctcttccgctatgagcctgcttcttcctctcccactccccctgcttgtgttccctctctcgctggctgtctatctctgtgaataaataaataaaatcttaaataaaataaaataaaataaaataaaataaaataaaataattcttaaaacaaaacaaaaaaaatcctctccctctgccctgccctccctctcttgaaaaaaaatttttttaaactaatccTGGAGTCTAATTAAAATGAGAGCTACTCTGCTAAATTCCCACCATGTACTGAGAATTAAACCTCTTTTAGATTTATTAGGTCATCTTAATTTTCATACAACTCTGTACGGTAGAGGTTATAATCCACACTCTAAAGAGGAGGGGACCTGTGTTCAGAAAGGGACCCAGCAGACACAGCAAGAGGATAGAAAGGCAGGACAGGCACTACCTAGGTCTGCATGAATGCCACGGCCAGGCTCCTTCCACTGTATACCCTGAACCCCAGAAGCTATGTCACCCGTGCAATGTAATCACTGAGGACTTCTGCAAGATGCGGGGCTTGGTTCGAatcccacctcctccaagaagccttccctgcctGCCTAGCCCTCAGaacttctcctttctcttatggACAGTACGTAGCTTTGACCCCATTCCTTTGACACTAGCATATACTGCCCGATGTTCTGGGTATCTCTCCACAGTAGTCTGACTTGCTTTCCCAATTATGTTGCCAGTTCCTTGAAGGTATGATGATTATTTTGCTGGGTCTTCGCGTGGTGTGCAGAGCTAAGAAGCTGACCATCAGTTAGCCTGTTGGTTTTTATTTGATACATGTTGAGTGCCAAGCACTGTGGCGGTGCCGAGAGCAGAAAGTTAAATTAAGAAGGGTTTGTCTTCATGTTGCTTGAAGTACTGAGGGCGGAGATGGAGAAGTGAAACTACTGACAAAACAATGTCTATGTGCTGTGACAAACAACCATAGGGCACACGCATGGTTGTATGTGACAACCCTGGGAGTCCTCTGTAACGTGTCCCCATGATAATATTAGCACTTTAGTGCTTCGGTGGCTGTCCAAACACTGGTGGATGGATAGAAAGTGATattcgtggggcgcctgggtggcacagcggttaagcgtctgcctttggctcagggcgtgatcccggcgttatgggatcgagcccc is part of the Ursus arctos isolate Adak ecotype North America unplaced genomic scaffold, UrsArc2.0 scaffold_8, whole genome shotgun sequence genome and encodes:
- the MSGN1 gene encoding mesogenin-1 encodes the protein MDNLRETFLSLEEGLGPSDSPGLLSSWDWNNRAGPFELNQASPTQSLSPAPSLESYSSSPRPAVAGLPCGHGGATSGGSGTGGLVEVDYNMLAFQPAYLQGAGGPKAQKGAKVRMSVQRRRKASEREKLRMRTLADALHTLRNYLPPIYSQGGQPLTKIQTLKYTIKYIGELTDLLNGGREPRPQSA